The Enterobacter oligotrophicus sequence GCCGGTGAGGCGAAAGACCCGGAGAAATCTATTCCGCGCGCCATCAACTCCGTGCCGTTGCGTATTCTGGTGTTCTATGTGGGCACTTTGTTCGTGATTATGTCCATCTACCCGTGGAACCAGGTGGGCACCAACGGTAGCCCGTTTGTGCTGACCTTCCAGCATATGGGCATTGCGTTTGCTGCCAGCATCCTGAACTTTGTGGTGCTGACCGCGTCGCTGTCTGCAATCAACAGTGACGTTTTCGGTGTAGGCCGTATGCTGCACGGCATGGCAGAGCAGGGCAGTGCGCCGAAGGTATTTGCCAAAACCTCTCGCCGCGGCACGCCGTGGGTGACAGTGCTGGTCATGACTATTGCGCTGCTGTTCTCGGTCTATCTGAACTACATTATGCCGGAGAACGTTTTCCTGGTGATTGCATCGCTGGCGACCTTCGCGACCGTGTGGGTATGGATTATGATCCTGCTGTCGCAGATTGCCTTCCGCCGTCGTCTGTCACCGGATGAAGCAAAAGCGCTGAAGTTTAAAGTGCCGGGCGGTGTGGCAACGACCGTGGTCGGGCTGATCTTCCTGGTGTTTATCATTGGCCTGATTGGTTATCACCCGGATACCCGCGTTTCCCTCTACGTGGGCTGTGCGTGGATCGTCCTGCTGCTGGTTGGCTGGATGTTTAAATGCCGCCGTGACCGTCAACTGGCGGAAGCGCAGTAATCTCCTTTCTCCCTCTCCCTGTGGGAGAGGGTTGGGATGAGACATCAGGCTGCACTGATGCCTCATCCCCCATCCTCCTCCCCCAATAAATCTCACCATGGTGAGCTATCCTTAACCACCCTGTGGCAAGGTGACGTCAATTTCATCAAAGGGGATTCGTGATGTTAAACGCCTGGCACCTTCCGGTTGCCCCATTTGTTAAGCAAAACAAAGACAACCTTGTGATTACGCTCTGGCTGGCGGGGGAGAATCAGCCTGAACGCGTGACGCTACGCGCCGAAGTGGATAACGAAGAAACGTCGCTGAAAATGCACAAACAGCGCAGCCAGCCGCAGCCGGGGATCACGGCGTGGCGGGCAAATATCGACTTACGCAGCGGGCAGCCGCGCCGCCGCTACAGCTTTAAACTGCTGTGGAATAATCGTCAGCTGTGGTTTACCCCGCAGGGATTCAGCCGCTTTCCTCCCGCAAGGCTGGAGCAGTTTGCCGTCGATTTCCCGGATAATGGCCCGCAATGGGTTAACGATCAGGTTTTTTACCAGATTTTCCCGGACCGCTTTGCACGCAGCGAAAAACGCACCGCGCAGCAGGATAAGGTCTACTATCACCATGCTGCAGGCCACGACATTATTCTCAAACAATGGGATGAACCCCTGACGGCGCAGGCGGGTGGCTCAACGTTTTATGGCGGCGATCTCGACGGTATCAGCGAAAAACTGCCGTATCTGAAAAAACTCGGCGTGACGGCCCTGTACCTGAACCCGGTATTTAAAGCCCCAAGCGTACATAAATACGATACGCAAGATTATCGCCACGTCGACGAACAGTTTGGTGGTGACGAGGCGCTGTTGCGCCTGCGGGAGAATACCCAAAACGAAGGTATGCGCCTGATTCTGGACGGCGTATTCAATCACAGTGGGGATTCTCATGCCTGGTTTGACCGCCATAATCAGTCGATGGGCGGTGCATGCCATAACCCGGATTCACCGCAACGTGACTGGTACAGCTTTAACGACGAAGGCCGCGCGCTGGACTGGCTGGGCTACCCGAGCCTGCCGAAGCTGGATTTCCAGTCGCCCTCGCTGGTGAATGAGATCTACGGCGGGGAAGAGAGTATCGTCCGGCACTGGCTGAAGGCACCGTGGAACATGGACGGCTGGCGTCTGGACGTGGTGCACATGCTCGGCGAGGCGGGTGGGGCGCATAACAATCTTCAGCACGTCGCCGGGATCACTCGCTCCGCAAAAGCCGCGCAACCTGAAGCGTTTGTTTTTGGTGAACATTTTGGCGACGCGCGTCAGTGGCTGCAGGCCGATGCGGAAGATGCGGCGATGAACTATCGCGGCTTTACCTTCCCGCTGTGGGGATTTCTCGCCAACACGGATATCTCCTACGATCCGCAGCAGATCGATGCGGAAACCTGCATGATGTGGATGGATAACTACCGCGCCAGCCTGTCGCATCAGCAGCAGTTAAGAATGTTTAACCAGCTTGATAGCCACGATACCGCACGCTTTATATCTCTGCTTGGCAAGGATGTGGCGCGCCTGCCGCTGGCGGTGATCTGGCTCTTCACCTGGCCGGGTGTGCCGTGTATTTACTACGGGGATGAAGTGGGGCTGGATGGTAACAACGATCCGTTCTGCCGCAAAACCTTCCCGTGGGAGCCAGCAAAGCAGGACAAGGCGCTGTTCGGTCTGTATCAGCGCATGGCGAAGCTGCGTAAACAAAGCCAGGCGCTGCGCTGCGGCGGCTGCCAGGTGGTTTATGCCCACGATAACGTGGTGGTGTTTGTGCGTGTCTGTAACCAGCAGCGCGTGCTGGTGGCGATTAACCGGGGCGAAGCCTGTGAAGTGGTGCTGGATGAGTCCCCGCTGATTAACGTGAAATCATGGAAATTGAAAGAGGGTAAGGGCGTTATTCAGGACGGTATTCTCTCTCTGCCTGCGATTTCCGCGTCTGTCTGGTTCGGTAATTAATCCCGCTCACCTTGTTGGTGCCTGCGGGGCTTACGGCATGGGCGTCGATTATGCCTACTCTCGCGTTCTAAATAAGAAGGCCCGCATAAGCGGGCCTTCTTCGTAAACCGTGCCGATTACAGGCTGGATACGTTCTCGGTCAGGTATTTAGCAACGCCTTCCGGAGATGCAGCCATACCTTCTTTACCTTTTTCCCACTGAGCCGGGCACACTTCGCCGTGCTGCTCGTGGAATTGCAGCGCGTCAACCATGCGCAGCATTTCGTCGATGTTACGACCCAGCGGCAGATCGTTCACAACCTGGTGACGAACGATGCCGTTTGCGTCGATCAGGAAAGAACCACGCAGCGCAACGCCAGCGTCCGGATGTTCGATACCGTAAGCCTGCTGGATTTCGCGTTTGATGTCCGCAACCATCGCGTATTTCACCGCACCGATGCCGCCGTTGTCGACAGGGGTGTTACGCCATGCGTTGTGTACAAATTCAGAGTCGAAGGAGACGCCAACCACTTCCACGCCACGCTTCTGGAATTCTTCGTAACGTTTGTCGAACGCGATCAGCTCAGACGGGCAAACGAAAGTGAAGTCCATTGGCCAGAAGAACAGAACGGTCGCTTTACCGTTGGTGTGCTGTTTGAAGTTGAAGTTTTCAACGATTTCACCGTTGCCCAGAACGGCAGCAGCTGTGAAATCCGGAGCAGGACGAGTTACCAGAACCATATGATTCTCCTGTAGATACTAAGGTTATTTGGAACGCAACGCGGGCCAGTATAGAGAGCGTTTGGTAATAAGACAAAGAGGCGGTGACAATCGTTCAGCCAGCTTTTACCTATCAATGCGAATTCTGTCAGAGCTGTTTGTTTTTCGCCTGCGCCATCATGCGCGGGTAAAACTGCCAGAAACGCGTTTCCAGCGCGTCGTAATGTGCATCCAGGTCGTACCAGGAGTCACGCAGCGCATCCAGACGCGGGCGGCGGCTCGCCATGCCGTTGAGCACGTTCTGGATAAAGTCCATCTCGCGATAGCGCTCCAGCCAGCGTTCCGACCACAGATAGTTATTCAGGTTCACAAAGCGCGGCGGTGAGTCGGGCAGAATGGTCGCTATCTGCGCATGGGCGTAGCGCACAAATTCCGGCAGCGGCATTTCGGGTGAGAGTTGTGACCAGTGGCGCGACAGAAAATGATCCCACATCACATCGAGCGTGATCGGCGCAACGCGGCGGGTTTCAGGGCGAAACCACGCTTTAGCTTCCGTCACTTCCGGCAGGTTATCGGTCAGCACATCGATGCGGCGATGCATAAAAATCCCGTCGACAACCTCGGCAGAGTACGAATCGGCAGGGTTGCCGCGCACAAAATCGGCCAGCAAATTGCCGGAAAGGGAGCTGTCAGCGAGGTGAGCGAGGTGCAGGTGAGCGAGAAAATTCATGCGTTTTTGTGTCCGGAGTCGGCTAGTTGTTGCAGCAAAAGGGTGTGAGCACTAGACTATGCCGCCTGTTTTTAAGTCACGAGTATACGTCATGCGCGTCGCCGATTTCTCCTTTGAACTACCTGAATCCCTGATTGCTCACTATCCAATGCCTGAGCGCAGTAGCTGTCGCTTGCTGTCACTGGACGGGCCGACGGGTGCGCTGACGCACGGTACTTTCACCGATTTGCTCGACAAGCTCAACCCTGGCGATCTGCTGGTCTTTAACAATACCCGCGTGATCCCGGCGCGTCTGTTTGGCCGTAAAGCCAGCGGCGGCAAGATTGAAGTGCTGGTCGAACGTATGCTCGATGATAAACGTATTCTGGCACATATTCGCGCATCTAAAGCACCTAAGCCGGGCGCTGAACTGTTGCTCGGCGATGACGAGAGCATTAAAGCGACCATGACCGCGCGCCACGATGCGCTGTTTGAAGTGGAATTCGATGACGAGCGCACGGTGCTTGATATTCTGAACACTATCGGCCACATGCCACTGCCGCCATACATTGAGCGCCCGGATGAAGAAGCCGATCGCGAGCTTTATCAGACCGTCTACAGCCAGAAGCCTGGCGCGGTGGCTGCGCCTACTGCGGGTCTGCACTTTGATGAACCTTTGCTTGAAAAACTGCGCGCAAAAGGCGTTGAGATGGCATTCGTAACGCTACACGTCGGCGCGGGAACCTTCCAGCCGGTGCGCGTGGACAGCATTGAAGATCACATTATGCACTCCGAATACGCCGAAGTGCCGCAGGAGGTGGTGGATGCGGTGCTGGCGGCGAAAGCGCGCGGGAGCCGCGTCGTCGCAGTTGGCACGACCTCTGTACGCTCGCTTGAGAGTGCCGCCCAGGCTGCGAAGAGCGATCTCATCGAGCCGTTTTTTGGTGATACGCAAATCTTTATCTACCCAGGCTACCAGTACAAAGTGATTGATGCGCTGGTGACCA is a genomic window containing:
- the proY gene encoding proline-specific permease ProY → MESTNKLKRGLSTRHIRFMALGSAIGTGLFYGSADAIKMAGPSVLLAYIIGGVAAYIIMRALGEMSVHNPSASSFSRYAQENLGPLAGFITGWTYCFEILIVAIADVTAFGIYMGVWFPAVPHWIWVLSVVLIICAVNLMSVKVFGELEFWFSFFKVATIIIMIVAGFGIIIWGIGNGGQPTGIHNLWSNGGFFSNGWLGMVMSLQMVMFAYGGIEIIGITAGEAKDPEKSIPRAINSVPLRILVFYVGTLFVIMSIYPWNQVGTNGSPFVLTFQHMGIAFAASILNFVVLTASLSAINSDVFGVGRMLHGMAEQGSAPKVFAKTSRRGTPWVTVLVMTIALLFSVYLNYIMPENVFLVIASLATFATVWVWIMILLSQIAFRRRLSPDEAKALKFKVPGGVATTVVGLIFLVFIIGLIGYHPDTRVSLYVGCAWIVLLLVGWMFKCRRDRQLAEAQ
- the malZ gene encoding maltodextrin glucosidase — its product is MLNAWHLPVAPFVKQNKDNLVITLWLAGENQPERVTLRAEVDNEETSLKMHKQRSQPQPGITAWRANIDLRSGQPRRRYSFKLLWNNRQLWFTPQGFSRFPPARLEQFAVDFPDNGPQWVNDQVFYQIFPDRFARSEKRTAQQDKVYYHHAAGHDIILKQWDEPLTAQAGGSTFYGGDLDGISEKLPYLKKLGVTALYLNPVFKAPSVHKYDTQDYRHVDEQFGGDEALLRLRENTQNEGMRLILDGVFNHSGDSHAWFDRHNQSMGGACHNPDSPQRDWYSFNDEGRALDWLGYPSLPKLDFQSPSLVNEIYGGEESIVRHWLKAPWNMDGWRLDVVHMLGEAGGAHNNLQHVAGITRSAKAAQPEAFVFGEHFGDARQWLQADAEDAAMNYRGFTFPLWGFLANTDISYDPQQIDAETCMMWMDNYRASLSHQQQLRMFNQLDSHDTARFISLLGKDVARLPLAVIWLFTWPGVPCIYYGDEVGLDGNNDPFCRKTFPWEPAKQDKALFGLYQRMAKLRKQSQALRCGGCQVVYAHDNVVVFVRVCNQQRVLVAINRGEACEVVLDESPLINVKSWKLKEGKGVIQDGILSLPAISASVWFGN
- a CDS encoding peroxiredoxin C, whose amino-acid sequence is MVLVTRPAPDFTAAAVLGNGEIVENFNFKQHTNGKATVLFFWPMDFTFVCPSELIAFDKRYEEFQKRGVEVVGVSFDSEFVHNAWRNTPVDNGGIGAVKYAMVADIKREIQQAYGIEHPDAGVALRGSFLIDANGIVRHQVVNDLPLGRNIDEMLRMVDALQFHEQHGEVCPAQWEKGKEGMAASPEGVAKYLTENVSSL
- the acpH gene encoding ACP phosphodiesterase, translating into MNFLAHLHLAHLADSSLSGNLLADFVRGNPADSYSAEVVDGIFMHRRIDVLTDNLPEVTEAKAWFRPETRRVAPITLDVMWDHFLSRHWSQLSPEMPLPEFVRYAHAQIATILPDSPPRFVNLNNYLWSERWLERYREMDFIQNVLNGMASRRPRLDALRDSWYDLDAHYDALETRFWQFYPRMMAQAKNKQL
- the queA gene encoding tRNA preQ1(34) S-adenosylmethionine ribosyltransferase-isomerase QueA; the protein is MRVADFSFELPESLIAHYPMPERSSCRLLSLDGPTGALTHGTFTDLLDKLNPGDLLVFNNTRVIPARLFGRKASGGKIEVLVERMLDDKRILAHIRASKAPKPGAELLLGDDESIKATMTARHDALFEVEFDDERTVLDILNTIGHMPLPPYIERPDEEADRELYQTVYSQKPGAVAAPTAGLHFDEPLLEKLRAKGVEMAFVTLHVGAGTFQPVRVDSIEDHIMHSEYAEVPQEVVDAVLAAKARGSRVVAVGTTSVRSLESAAQAAKSDLIEPFFGDTQIFIYPGYQYKVIDALVTNFHLPESTLIMLVSAFAGYQHTMAAYKSAVEQKYRFFSYGDAMFITYNPQALNERVGE